The following coding sequences lie in one Nocardioides sambongensis genomic window:
- a CDS encoding ImmA/IrrE family metallo-endopeptidase, whose protein sequence is MRKLQATPTDRPTKLPDPVPSYVAGFKQWKSLGRTVDERQSGYRILAPVTARYASGQPDAGGSWRRLRRGERLGLGETVRLKLVGLRPAYVWDVSQTSGEPIPKRPRPRVLNGAAPEGLLESLAAQISAAGFELRRVPEAQPIGGANGLTDHAHRVVSVRTDMDPAARTKTLAHELAHVLLHDPANLTISNGNSDGRLHRGIAEVEAESVALMVGAAHGMDTTTYTVPYVSTWAHSVPDKTPTEVVQSTAERVRSTAIRILDALDTLQAGGGDPPGLHRQPPRTGQISSRAAAVATPDVVHL, encoded by the coding sequence ATGCGCAAGCTGCAGGCCACACCGACGGACCGCCCCACGAAGCTCCCGGATCCGGTGCCGTCTTACGTCGCGGGGTTCAAGCAGTGGAAGAGCCTGGGCCGGACCGTGGACGAGAGGCAGTCCGGCTACCGGATCCTCGCCCCGGTCACCGCCCGCTACGCCTCAGGTCAGCCGGATGCTGGCGGTTCCTGGCGCCGGCTCAGGAGGGGCGAGCGACTGGGCCTGGGTGAGACAGTCCGGTTGAAGCTGGTCGGTCTGCGGCCGGCGTACGTGTGGGACGTTTCGCAGACCAGTGGTGAGCCGATCCCGAAGCGGCCGAGACCACGCGTCCTGAACGGGGCCGCGCCCGAGGGTCTACTGGAGAGCTTGGCGGCGCAGATCTCGGCAGCGGGCTTCGAACTGCGCCGCGTTCCCGAGGCGCAGCCGATCGGCGGTGCCAACGGGCTCACCGACCACGCCCACCGGGTGGTTTCTGTCCGCACCGACATGGATCCAGCAGCGCGAACCAAGACGCTCGCGCACGAACTTGCCCACGTCCTGCTGCACGACCCAGCCAACCTGACCATCAGCAACGGCAACAGCGATGGACGTCTGCATCGAGGTATCGCGGAAGTCGAGGCCGAGAGTGTCGCACTCATGGTCGGTGCCGCCCACGGCATGGACACCACCACCTACACCGTCCCCTACGTCTCGACCTGGGCGCACAGCGTTCCCGACAAGACCCCCACCGAGGTCGTCCAGTCCACCGCCGAACGAGTCCGGTCGACCGCGATACGGATCCTTGACGCCCTCGACACCCTCCAAGCCGGTGGCGGCGACCCACCCGGACTCCACCGCCAGCCTCCCCGCACGGGACAGATCTCAAGCCGGGCAGCCGCCGTCGCCACGCCCGACGTGGTGCACCTATGA